The genomic segment TGCAAATTGTGAAAAAACACATGGGCCATATTCGCTAGAGTCCTGTTGCCGGCACCTAGGTGCCGGCTAACCCGCATCGATCAGATTGCCTTCAGTACGACCTTCATCGCCAAGCAAGCCATTCAATACCTCAACCAGCTGCTCAATCTGTAGCGGCTTGGTCAAATACTCATAAAATCCCGCCTCACGGCCCTTCTCGACATCGATTGACATCACATTGGCCGACAAGCCTATCACCGGAATATCCCGCGTCGCCGGGTCACTTTGCAACACGCTCAGCACTTCGTAGCCATCCAGGCCGGGCAGATTAATATCCAGAATAATCACCGCTGGACGGGTCTGCCGCGCGCGGTACAAACCAATAAACGGCTCTTCGGCTACCTCCAGCGAGAGATTTTTGTAACGGTAAAAGAAATGCTCCATCAGACGGATGTTGGTCGCATTATCCTCAATGTACAGTATGTCGTGACGCCCGGTTATTCGTAATTCAGTACGCTGGCTTATCTCTGCCAAGGCATCGCCGGGCTGACTCACAAACTGCGCCCGTCCGGCATCGCGCAAGTCCACCCAAAAGCAAGTACCCTCTCCGGTGACGCTGGAAAAATCGATACTGCCATCCATTTTTTCAATTAGTTGCTTGGTAATGACCAGCCCTACACCTGAGCCCTCTACCTTGCTCATTTCGGCATGCAGGCGATTGAACGGCTGAAAGACCTCTTCGCGACGCGACTCTTCAATACCCGTACCCGTATCCTGCACCAAAATTCGCAGCATACGCTCGGGGCGTAACTCCAACTCCACATTAACTTCGCCACCCACGCGGTTGTACTTGATGGCATTGCTCATTAAATTTAAAAGCGCCTGCTTTAAACGGATGGGATCGGCGTGTACGCACACTGAATCCAAACCGTGAAAATCGACTTTTAACAAAATACTACGGGCGTCGGCCTGCGGCTGCAGGAGGGTGACACAGTCATTCAGCAAACGGCTTACTAGAACATTTTGCAAACTGGTTTCCATGGCTCCGGACTCAATTTTAGCGAGGTCTAAAACATCGTTAATCAAACGCAACAAGTGCTCCCCGGCCGCATGAATCTCGCGGATATTCCCCTTTTGAACTTCTTTTAAATTACTGTCGTACTCAAACAGTTGAGCGTAACCGAGAATGGCATTGAGCGGCGTGCGCAACTCGTGGCTCATGCTGGAGAGAAATTCGCTTTTTGCCGAGTTGGCCTTTTCCGCCTGCTCTTTGGCCTTGACCACCCGAGCCTCAGCCCGCTTGATATCGGTGATATCCATATTGGTACCCGACATCCGCATGGGCCTGCCATCGAAATCAAAACTGGCCTTGCCACGGGCACGAATCCAGCGAATTTCGCCATCTTTAGCCCGCACCCGGTATTCCACATCGAACGGCTCCTGGGCGGTTAAGTGACGCTCCAGCGCGCTGTCGAAAAGGGGTAAATCTTCACTGAGAATATGGTTGCGCCACTGTCGCATGCGGTCCCGACCAGTGCTGATTAAATCATCTTCACCGCCGTAACCTAAATGCTCCCAGCAGCGGGCAGAAAAATGGAAGGCGTCGCGATCGGCGTACCACTCCCAGATACCATCGTTAGAGGCCTGAATAATCCTTGCCTGGCGCGCCTCACTTTCACGCAGCGCCGCCTCGACATCTTTGAGTTCAGAGATATCAAAATTTACGCCAGAGATATACATGGCTCTGCCGGACTCGTCGCGAATAGAGTCCGCCCGCACCTGAGTCCAGATATAGTCGCCGCATTTGGTGCGCACTCGGTAACAGGTGTACAGGGGTTCGGCAGTGCGCAAATGCTCGCGCACCGATTCAAACATCTGTTCGACATCGTCCGGGTGAATAAAGGCGGGCAGTTCGCGGGCGTCGGTCAGGCGCTTGCGGTCTTCATCATCGTAGCCGATGGACTCCCAGAAGCCACCCGACCAGTCGATATAATGGGTATTTAAATCCCACTCCCAAAAGCCATAGCCACTGCCGCAAAAAATGCGACGATAACGCTCAACCAATGCCTTGAGCTGATCCGCATTGAGATCATCCAGGGGTTGGGACATGCTGATAGTGGGCTGGTCGTTTATCATTGCGCTCTCCGTTCTGCGCCAAGCATACCCCTAACTTGCCGTTAAAAAAAAGCCCGCACGTTATCGTGCGGGCTTTTATTGGGTAGTCCAGATCAGGGCATTTCGTCGACTTCGCTGCCCTCTTTCTCCGGTGGTATCAGGTCTTCTTTCTGCAGATGCATCCACATCAAGGTGTTGGCCGACACATAAATAGATGAGTAGGTACCCACCACCACACCGACAATCAATGCCAGGGCGAAACCGCTGATCAGCTCGCCACCAAAAACAAATAACATAACCAACACTAACAGCGTGGTTAAAGACGTAATAAAGGTACGCTCCAGTGTCTGAGTCAGTGACGCGTTAATAACCTCGCCAGTGGTGCCTTTACGCATTTTGCGAAAATTCTCGCGAATGCGGTCAAACACCACAATGGTATCGTTGAGGGAGTAACCAATCACCGCCAGCACAGCGGCCAGTACCGTCAAGTCAAAATCAATTTGCAGCAAGGCAAAAAAACCGAGCACGATGATCACATCGTGAACCAGAGCTAACACCGCACCGACCGAGAACTTAAACTGAAAGCGCGCCGCCACATACAGCATTACCACAGCCAGGGCAATCAGCATCCCCAGACCGCCTTCGTCACGCAGCTCAGCACCAATTTGCGGGCCGACATACTCACTGCGGCGCAGCTCCACTTCACTGCCGGTTTCGCGCGACAGTACTTCAAGCAGCTCTTGGGTGTAGGCATTATCCAGTGAATTTTCCACCAACACACCTAACTGCTCGCCATTGTCGACAACACGAGTGTCGCCAAAATAACGCGGCGGAAACAACTCAGACGAATCAAGCTGGACGGCGGTAGCACCGCTAAACACCAGCTCTTGAGCATAATTGCCTTGATCGCGAGGCGCGCGGTTTACCGAATCTAAGCTAGCCCCCGGCACCGCCTGTTGCAGACGCTCCTGCAGCGCGGCCTGGCCGCCGTCGCCCATCGCACCCTGAGTGCGGATAAGCACTTCAGTATCCGAACCAAACAGCACGGCAACGGGATTCTTAAGACCCTGCTCATCCAAAATGGAGCGAATCTCGGGAATATCCGCAGGCTCGGAAAAACTAACCTCCACCTGGGCACCGCCGGTAAAATCCAAGCCGAGCTTGAGCCCATTCATTACCAGTGCGCCTATGGCCACTACCAGCAAAATCACAGACAGAGCGGTCGCGGGGATCCGGGCCCCCATAAAATTCAATATTTTTTGTTCAGACATGACCGGCTCCTTAAATCCAAAGCTTTTTCAGGTTTTTGCGACCGCCGTACACCAAGTTGGTCAGGGCACGGGTACCCATAATGGCGGTAAACATGGAGGTAAGAATCCCGATGGACAGTGTTACCGCAAAGCCTTTAACCGGCCCGGTGCCAATGGCATAGAGAATCACCGCGACAATTAAGGTGGTGATATTGGCATCCAGAATGGTGACATAGGCGCGATCGTAACCTGCGGAAATCGCCGACTGCGGACTGGCTCCGGCCTTAAGCTCCTCCCGTATTCGCGCAAAAATAAGCACATTGGCGTCCACCGCCATACCCACAGTGAGCACGATACCGGCAATACCCGGTAAGGTTAGCGTGGCACCCAGCAGCGACATAACTGCCACCAACAGCAACATGTTTACGGCCAGTGCGATATTGGCAAAAATACCAAACACCTTGTAGTAAACCAGCATAAACAGCAGCACCAAAGCCAAGCCCCACTGCACAGACTTAACCCCAAGCTCAATGTTCTCTGCCCCCAAAGAAGGGCCGATAGTACGCTCTTCGACAAAATACATAGGCGCGGCCAGTGCGCCCGAGCGCAGCATTAGCGCAAGCTCTGAAGCGGCGCGAGGTGAATCCAGGCCGGTGATACGAAACTGAACCCCCAGAGCCCCCTGAATCGTCGCCAGGCTGATCACGCTGCGCTCTACATATTGCTCGGGCACTTGCACTTCTTCACCGCTCTCGTTGACTTCGGTGTTCATGCGAGTCTTGTACTCGATAAACAACACCGCCATGCGGCGGCCTATATTCGAGCGGGTGGCGTGGTTCATCTTGGTACCACCCAGGCTGTCCAGGGTGATGTTGACCTGGGGCATGTTGGTTTCCGGGTCCACCGAGGCATTGGCATTGGCCACATGGTCACCGGTTAAAATCAACTTGCGCTCAAGGCTTGCGGGATAACCATTGTAGTCAAACTCTTCGGTCGCCGCTGACAGCGCATCCGGCTCGGCCTCAAGGCGGAACTCCAGGTTAGCCGTCTTACCGATCACCCGCTTGGCCTCGGCGGTGTCCTGAACCCCGGGCAGCTGCACAATGATTCGGTTGCGCCCCTGGCTCTGCACAATTGGCTCGGATACGCCCAATTCGTTAACCCGCTTGCGCAGGGTTGTGAGGTTTTGCGTCAGCGCATCCTGCTCCATTTGGCGCTGCGCGGCCTCGCTCAGAGTGGCGGTAAAGCGGTAGTGGCCGTTCTCCTCGGGAAAGTCGTTATCAAACAGCATCTGCCGGTATTCGCTACGCAGCGCGCTCACCGCCTGGTCGCGCAAGTCTTCAGAGCGGAAGTATGCGTTAATAACGGTGTTTTCAACGTCAAACTTCAAGTAACGAATACGCTCATCGCGCAATTGATCTTTCATTTCATCGGCGCTGGTTTGCTGGCGTTTGGTGATCGCCGAGTCTACGTCCACCTCCAGCAAAAAGTGCACCCCGCCGCGCAAGTCCAGGCCCAACTTCATCGGGCTGGCTCCCATCGACACCAGCCAATCGGGCGTGGTCGGCGCCTGATTCAGTGCCACTACATAGTCACTGCCGAGTGCCTGCTGCACCACTGTTTTACCCTGCAGCTGATCTTCACCATTATTGAAGCGAAGCTCGGCCGAGGTGTCGGAAAACTCGCTGCCAAAGTAGCTAATGCCCGCATCATTCAGCGCCTGTTCGGCACGCTTGAGGGTGGCCGCGTCTATGGTCAGATCGCTGGAGCTCCCAGAGATTTGAATGGCGTCATCCGGCGGGTAAAGGTTGGGGGCCGAGTAAACAAAGCCCAGAACTGCTACCAAAACGATCAGCAGATATTTCCAGAGTGGATAGCGGTTTAACATACGAAAATCCGTCAAGGCGCTGACTTAACCACGGGGGGACATCAGGCGTGTTATCAATTGTGCCCCTGTATATGGGACTGAACGCTGTAATCTCAAGTACGGAGGCGGATTATACCGAAACTCACCGCCACCACAATGACACCCGAATCAGGGGGCTGGCGGCACCTCTAAGCCCTGGCGACCGTAAAAATCTTCTAGAAACTCGTTCATGCTGTCTTCATCGATGGCGCGTCGCAGATCGGCCATCAGGTTCTGGTAGTAACGCAGGTTGTGAATCGTGTTGAGCTGGGCGCCAAGAATTTCGCCGCATTTATCCAGGTGATGCAGATAACTGCGACTGAAGTTAGTGCAGGTATGACAATCGCAGCGCTCGTCCAGCGGACCAGTATCATGGCGGTGGCGGGCGTTGCGAATTTTAATCACCCCCTCACTGGTAAATAAATGGCCATTGCGAGCATTGCGAGTGGGCATTACGCAGTCAAACATGTCGACACCCCGGCGCACGGCTTCGACAATATCAGCCGGCTTGCCTACACCCATTAAATAGCGGGGACGGTCGGCCGGCATTTGCGGGGCAAGATGCTCCAACACCCTCAGCATATCTTCTTTGGGTTCGCCCACAGACAAGCCGCCGATGGCATAGCCGTCAAAATCTATCTCGGCTAAACCTTGCAAGGATTCGCTGCGCAGGTTTACATACATTCCACCCTGCACTATGCCAAACAACGCCGATGGGTTATCGCCATGGGCCTCTTTGGAACGTTTGGCCCAGCGCAGGGATAGCTCCATAGAGCTGCGGGCCTCGGCTGGGGTGGCCGGGTATGGGGTACACTCGTCAAAAATCATAACGATGTCCGAGCCCAAATCGCGCTGCACCTGCATGGATAGCTCGGGATCCATAAACACCTTGCTGCCATCAATAGGCGAGCGAAAAGACACACCCTCTTCGGTAATTTTGCGCAACTTGCCCAAACTAAACACTTGGAACCCGCCCGAATCGGTAAGAATAGGCCTATCCCACCGCATAAAGTCGTGCAAATCGCCGTGGGCTTTGATGACCTCAGTACCCGGGCGCAGCATCAAGTGAAAGGTATTACCAAGAATAATTTCAGCACCTATTTCTTCGATTTCGCGTGGCGCCATGCCTTTGACCGTGCCGTAGGTGCCCACCGGCATAAATGCCGGTGTCTGAATATCGCCACGGGGAAAGCTCAGAGTGCCGCGCCGGGCGCCCTGCTCTTGTTTATGCAAGGTAAACGTCATTTTGCATTGTCGGGTCATATCTTGCTCACTGCTTAACGGTTGGGCACGACGAAGGTCGATTAACGATCGGAATTTGGTGCATCCGGCTCTGGGTTGCGGGTAATAAACATGGCATCGCCATAACTGAAAAAGCGATATTCATGCTCAACGGCCTGACGATAGGCCTCCATGGTGTGACGGTAGCCGGCAAATGCGCTTACCAGCATCATCAACGTTGACTCGGGTAAATGAAAGTTGGTTACCAAGGCATCCACCACGTGAAATTGATACCCGGGGAAGATAAAGATATCCGTCTCTCCCTGAAAAGGCGCCAGTTCACCACCATTAAAATATGCCGCACTTTCCAGGCTGCGCACACTGGTGGTGCCTACGGCAATAACACGACCACCAGCTGCCTTGGCCGCCGCCACCTTGCGACAGACCTCAGCACTCACCTCAGCTACCTCGGAGTGCATGGTGTGCTCGGCAATATTGTCCACTTTCACCGGCTGGAAGGTTCCCGCCCCCACATGTAAGGTGACGAACGCGCGCTCGATACCTCGATCTTCCAGCTCCTGCAGCATGGCCTCATCAAAATGCAGACCTGCGGTGGGCGCGGCGACCGCCCCCTCGCGCTTGCCGTACACGGTTTGATAGCGCTCGCGATCGTCCGCGGCGTCTGCGCGGTCGATATAGGGCGGCAGAGGCATATGCCCCAGGCGGTTTAGCACCTCGAGCACAGGCTCGGGAAACTCAATGGCAAACAGAGCGCCTTGACGGTCTGTCACGGTCAAGCGGGTATCATCTTCCAGAATTAACTCGGACTCTGGCTTGGGCGAGCGACTGGCCCGCGTGTGGGCCAATACTGTGTACTCGGAGGTCACCCGCTCAACCAATATCTCCACCTGGCCACCCGAGGCCTTTTTACCAAACAAACGCGCGGGTATCACACGGGTATCGTTAAACACCATCAAATCACCGGGCCGCAATTGCTCCAGCAAATCGGTGAATTGAGCATGGCGAGTATTGCCGCTGGGGCCATCTAGCATCAATAGCCGGCTACCGCGACGCTCGGCGGCAGGTTCTTTGGCGATTAATTGATCAGGCAGAGAGTAGAAAAAGTCCTGGCGCTGCATAAAAAACGTCCGGAGCCGATTACAAGGCGCGCAAGAGTAGCCCAATTAACCTCTTCTTGCCAGTATTTGGTTGACGAAGCAAAAGTCGCTGATATAATCACGCCCACTTCGCCAGAGTGATGAAATTGGTAGACATGAGGGATTCAAAATCCCTTGCCTTCACGGGCGTGCCGGTTCGAGTCCGGCCTCTGGTACCATATCTAAATAAGGCCCCGCCATGCGGGGCCTTATTTGTTTCCGCCTCCCAGTTTATCCGCGCCGCTGTTTTATTTATCTCTTCTTCTATTGCAGCGGACTTTAAATCGTCGCATTTGTTGCCTATGCTGAAACATCATTCCGCACAGGAGGCACGCTGTGTACCGCGACAATCTCGCCCACACAGAGCAACACTTATCGGATACTTTTTCCCGCATTCGCCAACGCAGCCTAGAGCTGGTGCGGGGCTTTAGCGCCGAAGACTTGCAAATTCAGTCGATGCCTGACGCCAGTCCGGGCAAATGGCACCTGGCTCA from the Gilvimarinus sp. DA14 genome contains:
- a CDS encoding PAS domain-containing protein; translated protein: MINDQPTISMSQPLDDLNADQLKALVERYRRIFCGSGYGFWEWDLNTHYIDWSGGFWESIGYDDEDRKRLTDARELPAFIHPDDVEQMFESVREHLRTAEPLYTCYRVRTKCGDYIWTQVRADSIRDESGRAMYISGVNFDISELKDVEAALRESEARQARIIQASNDGIWEWYADRDAFHFSARCWEHLGYGGEDDLISTGRDRMRQWRNHILSEDLPLFDSALERHLTAQEPFDVEYRVRAKDGEIRWIRARGKASFDFDGRPMRMSGTNMDITDIKRAEARVVKAKEQAEKANSAKSEFLSSMSHELRTPLNAILGYAQLFEYDSNLKEVQKGNIREIHAAGEHLLRLINDVLDLAKIESGAMETSLQNVLVSRLLNDCVTLLQPQADARSILLKVDFHGLDSVCVHADPIRLKQALLNLMSNAIKYNRVGGEVNVELELRPERMLRILVQDTGTGIEESRREEVFQPFNRLHAEMSKVEGSGVGLVITKQLIEKMDGSIDFSSVTGEGTCFWVDLRDAGRAQFVSQPGDALAEISQRTELRITGRHDILYIEDNATNIRLMEHFFYRYKNLSLEVAEEPFIGLYRARQTRPAVIILDINLPGLDGYEVLSVLQSDPATRDIPVIGLSANVMSIDVEKGREAGFYEYLTKPLQIEQLVEVLNGLLGDEGRTEGNLIDAG
- the secF gene encoding protein translocase subunit SecF; its protein translation is MSEQKILNFMGARIPATALSVILLVVAIGALVMNGLKLGLDFTGGAQVEVSFSEPADIPEIRSILDEQGLKNPVAVLFGSDTEVLIRTQGAMGDGGQAALQERLQQAVPGASLDSVNRAPRDQGNYAQELVFSGATAVQLDSSELFPPRYFGDTRVVDNGEQLGVLVENSLDNAYTQELLEVLSRETGSEVELRRSEYVGPQIGAELRDEGGLGMLIALAVVMLYVAARFQFKFSVGAVLALVHDVIIVLGFFALLQIDFDLTVLAAVLAVIGYSLNDTIVVFDRIRENFRKMRKGTTGEVINASLTQTLERTFITSLTTLLVLVMLFVFGGELISGFALALIVGVVVGTYSSIYVSANTLMWMHLQKEDLIPPEKEGSEVDEMP
- the secD gene encoding protein translocase subunit SecD, which translates into the protein MLNRYPLWKYLLIVLVAVLGFVYSAPNLYPPDDAIQISGSSSDLTIDAATLKRAEQALNDAGISYFGSEFSDTSAELRFNNGEDQLQGKTVVQQALGSDYVVALNQAPTTPDWLVSMGASPMKLGLDLRGGVHFLLEVDVDSAITKRQQTSADEMKDQLRDERIRYLKFDVENTVINAYFRSEDLRDQAVSALRSEYRQMLFDNDFPEENGHYRFTATLSEAAQRQMEQDALTQNLTTLRKRVNELGVSEPIVQSQGRNRIIVQLPGVQDTAEAKRVIGKTANLEFRLEAEPDALSAATEEFDYNGYPASLERKLILTGDHVANANASVDPETNMPQVNITLDSLGGTKMNHATRSNIGRRMAVLFIEYKTRMNTEVNESGEEVQVPEQYVERSVISLATIQGALGVQFRITGLDSPRAASELALMLRSGALAAPMYFVEERTIGPSLGAENIELGVKSVQWGLALVLLFMLVYYKVFGIFANIALAVNMLLLVAVMSLLGATLTLPGIAGIVLTVGMAVDANVLIFARIREELKAGASPQSAISAGYDRAYVTILDANITTLIVAVILYAIGTGPVKGFAVTLSIGILTSMFTAIMGTRALTNLVYGGRKNLKKLWI
- the tgt gene encoding tRNA guanosine(34) transglycosylase Tgt; amino-acid sequence: MTRQCKMTFTLHKQEQGARRGTLSFPRGDIQTPAFMPVGTYGTVKGMAPREIEEIGAEIILGNTFHLMLRPGTEVIKAHGDLHDFMRWDRPILTDSGGFQVFSLGKLRKITEEGVSFRSPIDGSKVFMDPELSMQVQRDLGSDIVMIFDECTPYPATPAEARSSMELSLRWAKRSKEAHGDNPSALFGIVQGGMYVNLRSESLQGLAEIDFDGYAIGGLSVGEPKEDMLRVLEHLAPQMPADRPRYLMGVGKPADIVEAVRRGVDMFDCVMPTRNARNGHLFTSEGVIKIRNARHRHDTGPLDERCDCHTCTNFSRSYLHHLDKCGEILGAQLNTIHNLRYYQNLMADLRRAIDEDSMNEFLEDFYGRQGLEVPPAP
- the queA gene encoding tRNA preQ1(34) S-adenosylmethionine ribosyltransferase-isomerase QueA, with the translated sequence MQRQDFFYSLPDQLIAKEPAAERRGSRLLMLDGPSGNTRHAQFTDLLEQLRPGDLMVFNDTRVIPARLFGKKASGGQVEILVERVTSEYTVLAHTRASRSPKPESELILEDDTRLTVTDRQGALFAIEFPEPVLEVLNRLGHMPLPPYIDRADAADDRERYQTVYGKREGAVAAPTAGLHFDEAMLQELEDRGIERAFVTLHVGAGTFQPVKVDNIAEHTMHSEVAEVSAEVCRKVAAAKAAGGRVIAVGTTSVRSLESAAYFNGGELAPFQGETDIFIFPGYQFHVVDALVTNFHLPESTLMMLVSAFAGYRHTMEAYRQAVEHEYRFFSYGDAMFITRNPEPDAPNSDR